The following coding sequences lie in one Fundulus heteroclitus isolate FHET01 chromosome 20, MU-UCD_Fhet_4.1, whole genome shotgun sequence genomic window:
- the si:dkey-19e4.5 gene encoding UBA_like_SF and PTH2 domain-containing protein, which translates to MDPSEETGPNSDPQDVNPLFMQQLRELDIPEEAAKQALLHTRNVSAEEAAMYYFNKLENEEEGDEDLMFKMVFVVNMDLGMGVGKIAAQVGHAAVGLYQALQEKNSWREMAWKWDHSGAKKVVLQGTNVAHLLELQALSLSLNLPTYLVQDAGLTQVESSSRTVLALMGAEEMVNNVTGSLKLL; encoded by the exons ATGGACCCATCAGAGGAGACGGGACCAAACTCGGATCCTCAGGATGTCAACCCTTTGTTcatgcagcagctcagagaacTGGACATTCCTGAAGAGGCAGCCAAACAG GCACTACTGCACACACGGAACGTGTCAGCTGAGGAGGCGGCCATGTACTACTTCAACAAACTGGAGAATGAG GAGGAGGGAGACGAGGACCTTATGTTCAAGATGGTGTTTGTGGTTAACATGGACCTCGGGATGGGTGTTGGAAAG attgcagcccAGGTGGGTCATGCTGCTGTGGGTTTGTACCAGGCTCtacaggagaaaaacagctGGCGGGAGATGGCTTGGAAGTGGGACCACAGTGG GGCCAAGAAGGTGGTGCTCCAAGGCACCAACGTGGCCCATCTGCTGGAGCTGCAAGCCCTGTCCTTGAGCCTCAACCTGCCCACTTACCTGGTCCAGGATGCAGGTCTTACCCAG GTGGAGTCCAGCTCCCGCACGGTCTTGGCCCTCATGGGAGCTGAGGAGATGGTGAACAATGTCACTGGCAGTCTGAAACTGCTTTGA